A single window of Metallosphaera hakonensis JCM 8857 = DSM 7519 DNA harbors:
- the gltA gene encoding citrate synthase: MSQISRGLENVFIKTTALTYIDGENGILRYGGYDIEDLVEHTSFEEVIHLMLYGDLPTKLQLQRLKASIDEAYEIPQQVLDMIYSLPRDSDAVGMMETAFSALSSIYGMLWNKSTNRDNAIKLIARASTVVANVLRAKEGKKPVIPEPSESFAKSFLRASFSRTPTIEEVKAMDASLILYADHEVPASTTAALVTSSTLSDIYSCVVAALAALKGPLHGGAAEEAFKQFVEIGEPEMTETWFKKKVIEQKSRLMGFGHRVYKTYDPRAKIFKKYAKLLSEKSAEARKFFEIAQKVEELGVENFSEKHIYPNTDFYSGIVFYSLGFPVYMFTSLFALSRTLGWTAHVIEYVEDQHRLIRPRALYVGPIKREVVPMELRG; the protein is encoded by the coding sequence ATGAGTCAGATAAGTAGAGGACTAGAAAACGTCTTCATTAAGACGACTGCGCTAACGTATATTGACGGAGAAAATGGCATACTGAGATATGGAGGATATGACATAGAGGACTTAGTGGAACACACGAGCTTCGAGGAAGTAATTCATCTTATGTTATATGGCGATTTACCAACTAAACTCCAACTTCAAAGACTTAAGGCATCAATAGATGAGGCATACGAGATACCTCAGCAGGTGCTGGACATGATATATTCACTGCCTAGGGACTCCGATGCAGTGGGTATGATGGAGACGGCCTTCTCAGCTCTTTCCTCGATTTATGGCATGCTATGGAACAAGAGTACAAACAGGGACAACGCTATTAAGTTGATAGCTAGAGCCTCCACCGTAGTCGCAAACGTATTAAGGGCAAAGGAGGGAAAGAAGCCTGTTATACCCGAGCCATCAGAGAGCTTTGCCAAGAGTTTTCTTAGGGCCTCATTTTCAAGGACCCCAACCATTGAGGAAGTTAAAGCTATGGATGCCTCACTTATACTTTACGCAGATCATGAAGTGCCTGCCTCGACGACTGCAGCTCTTGTGACTTCATCTACCCTTTCAGACATTTACTCGTGCGTTGTGGCCGCTCTGGCAGCGCTAAAGGGTCCACTTCATGGCGGTGCTGCAGAGGAGGCCTTCAAGCAATTTGTTGAGATAGGAGAACCGGAGATGACTGAGACTTGGTTCAAGAAGAAGGTTATTGAACAAAAATCAAGGTTAATGGGATTTGGGCACAGGGTCTACAAAACATATGATCCAAGAGCCAAGATATTCAAGAAATATGCTAAGTTGTTGTCGGAGAAGAGCGCTGAAGCTAGAAAGTTCTTCGAAATTGCACAGAAAGTCGAGGAGCTTGGAGTTGAGAACTTCAGCGAGAAACACATCTATCCTAATACGGACTTCTATTCAGGGATCGTCTTCTATTCTCTTGGGTTCCCAGTTTACATGTTCACATCTCTGTTTGCTCTTTCCAGAACGTTAGGATGGACCGCCCACGTGATAGAGTATGTGGAGGACCAGCATAGATTGATAAGGCCAAGGGCCTTATACGTTGGTCCCATAAAGAGAGAAGTGGTCCCCATGGAGTTGAGGGGCTAA